A region from the Rhizobium sp. ARZ01 genome encodes:
- a CDS encoding 3-hydroxybutyryl-CoA dehydrogenase, producing MSTIRNVGIVGAGQMGCGIAHVCAIAGYKVHIYDLSAERIETGLATIHGNLARQVASGKMTDEDRKNALSHIKGSTDINDLSQADLVIEAATEDETVKRKIYGQVCPVLKPDAILATNTSSLSITRLASATDRAERFMGIHFMNPVPVMKLVELVRGIATEEKTFAAAKEFVATLDKTVTVAEDFPAFIVNRILLPMINEAIYTLYEGVGTVDAIDTAMKLGANHPMGPLQLADFIGLDTCLSIMQVLYEGLADSKYRPCPLLVKYVEAGWLGRKSGRGFYDYRGEVPVPTR from the coding sequence ATGAGCACGATCAGGAACGTCGGTATCGTCGGAGCAGGCCAGATGGGTTGCGGGATCGCCCATGTCTGCGCCATCGCCGGCTACAAGGTCCATATCTACGATCTCTCGGCCGAACGGATTGAGACCGGCCTCGCCACCATCCATGGCAATCTCGCCCGCCAAGTCGCTTCCGGCAAGATGACGGACGAGGATCGCAAGAACGCGCTGTCGCACATCAAAGGCTCGACCGACATCAACGACCTGTCCCAGGCCGACCTTGTCATCGAGGCGGCGACAGAGGACGAAACGGTCAAGCGCAAGATCTACGGACAGGTCTGTCCTGTCCTGAAGCCCGACGCAATCCTAGCGACCAACACCTCTTCGCTGTCGATCACGCGCCTGGCTTCGGCCACCGACCGCGCCGAACGCTTTATGGGTATCCACTTTATGAACCCGGTGCCGGTGATGAAGCTGGTCGAGCTCGTGCGCGGCATCGCCACCGAGGAAAAAACCTTTGCCGCCGCCAAGGAGTTTGTCGCGACTCTCGACAAAACTGTAACGGTCGCAGAAGATTTTCCCGCCTTCATCGTCAACCGCATCCTTCTGCCGATGATCAACGAGGCAATCTACACGCTCTACGAGGGCGTCGGCACTGTGGACGCGATCGATACGGCGATGAAGCTCGGCGCCAACCACCCGATGGGACCGCTGCAACTGGCCGACTTCATCGGTCTCGATACTTGCCTATCCATCATGCAGGTCCTTTATGAGGGCCTGGCGGACTCGAAATATCGCCCCTGCCCGCTGCTGGTGAAGTACGTCGAGGCCGGCTGGCTCGGCCGCAAGTCCGGACGCGGTTTCTACGACTATCGCGGCGAAGTCCCCGTCCCGACCCGCTGA
- a CDS encoding electron transfer flavoprotein subunit alpha/FixB family protein — MAILLLADHDNANLSDQTAKALTAATKFGGDVHVLIAGSGAKAAAEQAAKLSGVAKVLLADDASLANNLAEPLAATIVALAGAYDTILAAATSVGKNVLPRVAALLDVAQVSEIIEVVSPDTFKRPIYAGNAIQTVQTSDAKKVITVRTASFAAASEGGNAAIETVATGANPGLSSFVGDALSSSDRPELTSAKVIISGGRALGSAEKFKEVILPVADKLGAAVGASRAAVDAGYAPNDWQVGQTGKVVAPQLYIACGISGAIQHLAGMKDSKVIVAINKDEEAPIFQVADYGLVADLFDALPELEKAL; from the coding sequence ATGGCCATTCTTCTTCTGGCTGACCACGACAATGCCAACCTTTCCGATCAGACCGCCAAGGCGCTGACGGCGGCAACCAAGTTTGGCGGCGACGTGCATGTGCTCATCGCCGGTTCCGGTGCCAAGGCGGCGGCCGAGCAGGCGGCGAAGCTCTCGGGCGTTGCCAAGGTGCTGCTCGCCGACGACGCCTCGCTCGCCAACAACCTGGCCGAGCCGCTGGCCGCGACGATCGTCGCCCTCGCCGGTGCCTACGACACGATCCTTGCCGCCGCCACCTCGGTCGGCAAGAACGTCTTGCCGCGCGTCGCAGCCCTGCTCGACGTCGCCCAGGTCTCGGAGATCATCGAAGTGGTTTCCCCCGACACCTTCAAGCGGCCGATCTATGCCGGCAATGCCATCCAGACGGTGCAGACGAGCGACGCCAAGAAGGTGATCACCGTGCGCACCGCCTCGTTCGCCGCCGCGTCCGAAGGCGGCAATGCCGCCATCGAGACGGTTGCCACCGGCGCCAACCCGGGTTTGTCGAGCTTCGTCGGTGACGCGCTGTCGTCGTCGGACCGTCCCGAGCTGACCTCGGCGAAGGTCATCATCTCCGGCGGACGGGCGCTCGGCTCGGCGGAGAAGTTCAAGGAAGTGATCCTGCCGGTCGCCGACAAGCTCGGCGCCGCCGTCGGCGCCAGCCGCGCCGCCGTCGACGCCGGCTACGCGCCGAACGACTGGCAGGTCGGCCAGACCGGCAAGGTCGTCGCCCCGCAGCTCTACATCGCCTGCGGCATCTCCGGTGCCATCCAGCACCTTGCCGGCATGAAGGATAGCAAGGTCATCGTCGCCATCAACAAGGACGAGGAGGCGCCGATCTTCCAGGTCGCCGACTACGGCCTCGTCGCCGACCTCTTCGACGCCCTGCCGGAGCTCGAAAAAGCACTCTGA
- a CDS encoding electron transfer flavoprotein subunit beta/FixA family protein, giving the protein MKILVPVKRVVDYNVKIRVKPDGTGVELANVKMSMNPFDEISVEEALRLKEAGKADEVVVVSIGPAKAEETLRTALAMGADRAILVETDDAVEPLAVAKILKGVAEAEQPGLIIVGKQAIDDDSNQTGQMLSALLGWAQGTFASKVEIGDGSAKVTREVDGGLQTIEIKLPAVVTTDLRLNEPRYASLPNIMKAKKKPLDKKSPADFAVSTAARLKVLKTEEPEGRKAGVKVKSVAELVEKLKTEAGVL; this is encoded by the coding sequence ATGAAGATCTTGGTCCCCGTAAAGCGGGTCGTCGACTACAACGTGAAGATCCGGGTGAAGCCGGATGGCACGGGTGTCGAGCTCGCGAATGTGAAGATGTCGATGAACCCGTTCGACGAGATCTCCGTCGAAGAGGCGCTGCGGCTGAAGGAGGCCGGCAAGGCAGACGAAGTGGTGGTCGTGTCGATCGGCCCGGCGAAGGCCGAGGAGACGCTGCGCACCGCGCTTGCCATGGGTGCCGACCGGGCGATCCTGGTCGAGACTGACGACGCGGTCGAGCCGCTGGCGGTGGCGAAGATCCTGAAGGGCGTCGCCGAGGCCGAGCAGCCCGGCCTGATCATCGTCGGCAAGCAGGCGATCGACGACGATTCTAACCAGACCGGCCAGATGCTGTCGGCGCTGTTGGGCTGGGCCCAGGGCACCTTTGCCTCGAAGGTCGAGATCGGCGACGGCTCGGCGAAGGTCACCCGCGAGGTCGACGGCGGCCTGCAGACGATCGAGATCAAGCTGCCGGCGGTGGTCACCACCGACCTGCGCCTGAACGAGCCGCGCTATGCCTCGCTGCCGAACATCATGAAGGCGAAGAAGAAGCCGCTCGACAAGAAGAGCCCGGCCGATTTTGCCGTCTCCACCGCCGCGCGGCTGAAGGTGCTGAAGACCGAGGAGCCGGAAGGCCGCAAGGCCGGCGTCAAGGTCAAGAGCGTGGCCGAGCTGGTCGAAAAGCTGAAAACCGAAGCCGGCGTGCTTTGA
- a CDS encoding rhomboid family intramembrane serine protease, translating into MFIPLHDANSLKYIKVQYVTIGLIIVNVAVWLITGMIASQTFSDETVVGLGYIPAVVFDYAELEPGLVLVPENYTYITYSFIHTDFVHLATNMLFLWVFGDNVEDALGHLRFLIFYLACAAAGAFLHGIAQPASEAPLIGASGAVSGVVAAYLLLHPKVRVWVLVFFRIPLPLPAAVPLLLWVAQQFYMLAVEPDGGVSWGAHVGGILAGAVLLLILRRRDVPLFDRTVVTPKAVRHKEAIPTEQADRPAASSAPPIHWGR; encoded by the coding sequence ATGTTCATACCGCTGCACGATGCGAATTCTCTGAAATACATCAAGGTCCAGTACGTTACGATCGGCCTGATCATCGTCAATGTCGCCGTCTGGCTCATAACCGGGATGATAGCGAGCCAGACCTTCTCCGACGAAACCGTGGTCGGGCTCGGATACATCCCGGCCGTCGTGTTCGACTATGCCGAACTCGAGCCTGGCCTCGTGCTCGTACCGGAAAATTACACCTACATCACCTATTCGTTCATTCACACCGACTTCGTGCACCTCGCAACGAACATGCTGTTCCTCTGGGTGTTCGGCGACAATGTGGAAGACGCGCTGGGGCACCTCCGGTTTCTGATCTTCTATCTCGCCTGCGCCGCTGCCGGAGCTTTTCTTCACGGCATAGCGCAACCCGCATCCGAGGCACCCTTGATCGGCGCGTCCGGGGCAGTCTCGGGCGTGGTTGCGGCTTATCTGCTGCTGCATCCGAAGGTGCGCGTTTGGGTACTCGTGTTCTTTCGAATCCCGCTGCCGCTGCCCGCCGCCGTGCCGCTTCTCCTCTGGGTCGCTCAGCAGTTCTACATGCTGGCCGTGGAACCGGACGGCGGCGTTTCCTGGGGCGCCCATGTCGGCGGCATACTCGCTGGAGCAGTCCTCCTGCTCATCCTGCGGCGCCGTGACGTGCCACTTTTCGATCGTACTGTCGTGACACCCAAAGCAGTGCGACATAAGGAAGCAATCCCGACGGAGCAGGCCGATCGCCCGGCAGCCTCCTCTGCCCCGCCCATCCATTGGGGTCGGTGA
- a CDS encoding cob(I)yrinic acid a,c-diamide adenosyltransferase — MVKLNKIYTRTGDNGTTGLVAGPRRKKNDVRVAAYGDIDEVNSLIGQARQHTSVHPDLDQMLMRIQNDLFDLGADLATPDTGEKPKYEPLRVVQAQVDRLETEIDMLNADLAPLRSFVLPGGTAAAAALHVARAASRRAERCVVELAAIEGEAVSKEAAAYINRLSDFLFVAARWANDKGALDVLWVPGKNR; from the coding sequence ATGGTCAAGCTGAACAAGATCTATACTCGCACCGGCGACAACGGCACGACCGGGCTCGTCGCCGGTCCGCGCCGAAAGAAAAACGATGTGCGCGTCGCAGCCTATGGCGATATCGACGAGGTTAACTCCCTGATCGGACAGGCACGACAGCATACTTCGGTGCATCCTGACCTCGATCAGATGCTGATGCGGATTCAGAACGACCTGTTTGACCTCGGCGCCGACCTTGCAACGCCCGACACGGGGGAAAAGCCGAAATACGAGCCGCTGCGCGTCGTCCAGGCACAGGTGGACCGGCTGGAGACCGAGATCGACATGCTGAACGCCGACCTCGCACCGTTGCGATCCTTCGTGCTGCCAGGCGGGACGGCGGCAGCGGCGGCGCTCCATGTCGCCCGTGCGGCGTCACGCCGGGCTGAGCGCTGCGTGGTAGAACTCGCCGCAATCGAGGGAGAAGCGGTGTCGAAGGAGGCTGCCGCCTACATAAACCGGTTGTCGGATTTTCTCTTCGTTGCGGCCCGGTGGGCGAATGACAAGGGCGCCCTGGACGTTCTCTGGGTTCCAGGAAAGAACAGGTAG
- a CDS encoding twin transmembrane helix small protein codes for MSTILTYISLVVMGLVAIVLIRGLINLAKGGSGNKSNQLMQMRIVLQAVAIVLIMLTLWFAGGGRPA; via the coding sequence ATGTCTACCATCCTCACCTACATATCGCTTGTCGTCATGGGTCTTGTCGCAATCGTACTGATCCGCGGCCTGATCAACCTGGCCAAGGGTGGCAGCGGAAACAAGTCCAACCAGTTGATGCAAATGCGCATCGTCTTGCAGGCGGTCGCCATTGTGCTCATCATGCTGACGCTTTGGTTCGCCGGCGGCGGACGACCTGCATGA
- a CDS encoding SDR family oxidoreductase, protein MSTTRTIIVTGCSSGIGAYCARALKVDGWRVFATVRKETDLAPLEADGIEALLMDYTEPGSIAALADTVLERTGGRLDALFNNGAYGQAGAVEDLPVEALRQQFETNVFGWHDLTRRVIPAMRRQGHGRIVQCSSILGIVPYRWRGAYNASKFALEGLSLTLRMELAGSGVHVSLIEPGPIVSRFMKNSIPHIEKHIDLEHSVHAEEYRRQMRRLRGESRPAPGKLGPDAVYHVLKHALNSGAPRPHYIVTSPAKKGALLKKLLPASLFYRIIGRLG, encoded by the coding sequence ATTTCCACGACGAGAACGATCATCGTCACCGGCTGCTCCTCCGGTATCGGCGCCTATTGTGCCAGGGCCTTGAAAGTCGACGGCTGGCGGGTGTTCGCCACGGTCCGAAAAGAGACTGATCTCGCCCCGCTGGAGGCGGATGGCATCGAGGCCCTGCTGATGGACTACACCGAGCCAGGGTCCATCGCAGCACTTGCCGATACGGTCCTGGAGCGCACCGGAGGCCGGCTCGACGCGCTGTTCAACAACGGCGCCTATGGGCAGGCGGGCGCTGTCGAAGACCTGCCCGTCGAAGCGCTGCGACAGCAGTTCGAGACCAACGTCTTTGGCTGGCACGACCTGACCCGACGTGTCATTCCGGCCATGCGCCGTCAGGGCCACGGCCGGATCGTGCAATGCTCCTCCATCCTCGGCATTGTCCCCTATCGCTGGCGTGGTGCCTACAACGCCTCGAAGTTCGCTCTTGAGGGCCTGTCGCTGACGCTGCGCATGGAGCTTGCCGGTTCTGGTGTCCACGTAAGCCTGATCGAACCCGGCCCGATTGTTTCGCGTTTTATGAAAAACTCCATCCCGCACATCGAAAAGCACATCGACCTTGAGCATTCGGTGCATGCAGAAGAATATCGCCGGCAGATGCGTCGGTTGCGCGGCGAGAGCAGGCCGGCGCCCGGCAAGCTCGGACCGGATGCGGTCTATCATGTTCTCAAGCATGCGCTGAACTCCGGAGCGCCGCGGCCGCATTACATCGTGACATCGCCGGCGAAAAAGGGCGCGCTCCTCAAGAAGCTGCTACCGGCGTCCCTCTTCTATCGCATCATCGGCCGATTGGGATAA
- a CDS encoding YihY/virulence factor BrkB family protein, translating to MPTALRLLYKVVYDAIWHFTLDDGWAMASHVALSTLLAVFPFLIFGTALGSFLGADQFADTAVHLIFDTWPESIAAPISREVVAVLTIPRGGLATISVLAAAYFASNGVEALRASLNRAYRVAETRWWYVTRLTSLGFVILGVVALAAISIVLVAAPLAVRATDQWMPWLGYVYSLVLEWGIFGTLIVLFVGLLIAHLWLPAGHRRISDVLPGIILTLVAWSIGAYLFASYLAAFSTYVKTYAGLASIMIALVFLYIIGVIFILGAEINAALMKYRVKRLILDRLRGRKLPAETPASIEDEAIAREQGAEVRR from the coding sequence ATGCCGACCGCTCTACGCCTCCTCTACAAGGTCGTCTACGACGCGATCTGGCACTTCACCCTGGACGACGGCTGGGCAATGGCAAGCCACGTGGCGCTGTCGACGCTGCTTGCGGTCTTTCCCTTCCTGATTTTCGGTACCGCCCTCGGCTCCTTCCTGGGCGCGGACCAGTTCGCCGATACCGCCGTCCACCTGATCTTCGACACCTGGCCGGAATCGATCGCCGCCCCGATCTCGCGCGAGGTGGTGGCGGTATTGACGATCCCGCGCGGCGGGCTTGCGACCATTTCGGTGCTCGCCGCTGCCTATTTCGCCTCAAACGGCGTGGAGGCGTTGCGGGCGTCCCTCAATCGCGCCTATCGCGTTGCCGAAACGCGCTGGTGGTATGTCACCCGGCTTACCAGTCTCGGCTTTGTCATTTTGGGCGTGGTCGCGCTTGCCGCCATCAGTATTGTGCTTGTGGCGGCCCCCCTTGCCGTGCGCGCGACTGACCAGTGGATGCCATGGCTCGGCTATGTCTACTCACTGGTTCTCGAGTGGGGCATCTTTGGCACGCTGATCGTGCTGTTTGTGGGGTTGCTGATCGCGCACCTGTGGCTTCCGGCCGGTCATCGGCGCATTTCCGACGTGCTTCCGGGAATCATTCTGACGCTGGTGGCGTGGAGTATCGGCGCCTATCTGTTCGCCTCCTACCTCGCTGCCTTTTCGACCTATGTGAAGACCTACGCCGGGCTGGCCTCGATCATGATCGCGCTGGTTTTCCTCTACATCATCGGCGTGATCTTCATACTCGGCGCGGAGATCAACGCGGCACTGATGAAATACCGGGTCAAGCGGCTGATCCTCGACCGGCTGCGAGGTCGTAAGCTGCCAGCCGAAACGCCCGCCTCAATCGAGGACGAGGCAATCGCGCGCGAACAGGGCGCGGAGGTCCGCCGGTAG
- the gluQRS gene encoding tRNA glutamyl-Q(34) synthetase GluQRS, translated as MDSPLSKQAVFRFAPSPNGLLHLGHAYSAILNHNLAMAADGRFLLRIEDIDTVRCRPEFEGAIYRDLHWLGLEWERPVRRQSEHFPFYQRALDELIERALAYPTFLSRGEVRERVATFEASGGIWPRDPDGAPCYPTEERRLDPALALNWIAEGRQHAWRLDMDAAIEAAKVKLDGRSLEWSEAGMGPDGETGLVSAQPERWGDVILSRPDSPSSYHLSVTLDDAAQAVTHIVRGQDLFHATSVHRLLQVLLDLPQPLYRHHGLVRGAEGRKLSKSNMDTGIAAYRDKGLLPADLRALFARDCLVLD; from the coding sequence ATGGATTCGCCTTTGTCAAAGCAAGCCGTCTTTCGTTTCGCGCCGAGCCCCAACGGGCTTCTGCATCTCGGGCATGCTTATTCGGCGATCCTCAACCACAATCTCGCCATGGCAGCCGACGGGCGCTTTTTGCTGAGGATCGAGGATATCGATACGGTGCGTTGCCGGCCGGAGTTTGAAGGGGCGATCTACCGCGATCTGCATTGGCTCGGGCTCGAATGGGAACGACCGGTGCGGCGCCAGTCGGAGCATTTTCCCTTCTATCAACGGGCGCTCGACGAACTGATAGAACGCGCTCTCGCCTATCCCACCTTTCTCAGCCGCGGCGAGGTACGCGAGCGGGTGGCGACATTCGAGGCTTCGGGCGGAATCTGGCCACGCGATCCCGACGGCGCTCCCTGCTATCCGACGGAGGAGCGCCGGCTCGACCCCGCGCTTGCGCTCAACTGGATTGCCGAAGGACGCCAACATGCCTGGCGACTGGACATGGACGCTGCAATCGAAGCGGCAAAAGTCAAACTGGACGGCCGCAGCCTCGAATGGAGTGAAGCAGGGATGGGGCCGGACGGCGAGACCGGTCTGGTGTCGGCGCAGCCGGAACGCTGGGGCGACGTCATCCTGTCGCGACCGGATTCGCCCTCGAGCTATCATCTCTCGGTGACGCTGGACGACGCGGCCCAGGCCGTGACGCACATCGTGCGCGGGCAGGATCTGTTTCACGCCACCTCGGTCCATCGCCTGCTACAGGTGCTGCTCGACCTGCCGCAGCCGCTGTACCGCCATCACGGGCTGGTGCGGGGCGCCGAGGGCAGGAAGCTTTCCAAGAGCAACATGGATACGGGGATTGCTGCTTATCGGGACAAGGGCCTGCTACCGGCGGACCTCCGCGCCCTGTTCGCGCGCGATTGCCTCGTCCTCGATTGA
- a CDS encoding DNA-3-methyladenine glycosylase, translating to MHMIRSQADVAAGLVDLALLDSRLFTVIDKAGSVPLRLHDPGYRGMAGIIVSQMVSRASADAIWRRLEEVAGEITPHHVLGLTDADCRAAGLSRAKAETLRRVAEAVDRGTVDLDAICHMDAADAIRSLTAIKGIGRWTAEVYLLFCAGHPDIFPSGDVALQNAVAHALGLAVRPSQAELDQIAEVWSPWRGVSARLFWAYYAREMRREVAPLA from the coding sequence CTGCACATGATCCGATCTCAGGCGGACGTCGCTGCCGGTCTCGTTGACCTCGCGCTGCTCGATTCCCGCCTCTTTACCGTCATCGACAAGGCCGGTTCGGTGCCGCTGCGCCTTCACGATCCCGGCTATCGCGGGATGGCCGGCATCATCGTTTCGCAGATGGTGTCACGGGCCAGCGCCGACGCCATCTGGCGGCGGCTCGAGGAAGTCGCCGGAGAGATCACACCGCACCACGTTCTCGGCCTGACCGATGCCGATTGCCGTGCGGCCGGGCTTTCGCGAGCCAAGGCCGAGACGCTACGTCGCGTCGCCGAGGCTGTCGACCGCGGCACTGTCGATCTGGATGCGATCTGCCACATGGATGCTGCGGATGCGATCCGGTCGCTGACTGCGATCAAGGGCATAGGGCGCTGGACGGCCGAGGTCTATCTGCTCTTCTGCGCCGGGCATCCTGATATCTTTCCCTCCGGCGACGTTGCCCTGCAGAACGCCGTGGCGCATGCGCTCGGCCTGGCGGTGCGTCCCTCGCAGGCGGAACTCGACCAGATTGCCGAGGTTTGGTCACCCTGGCGGGGCGTGTCAGCGCGCCTCTTCTGGGCCTACTATGCGCGCGAAATGCGCCGTGAGGTCGCGCCGCTTGCGTGA